In the genome of Spea bombifrons isolate aSpeBom1 chromosome 11, aSpeBom1.2.pri, whole genome shotgun sequence, one region contains:
- the LOC128468203 gene encoding centrosomal protein of 290 kDa-like — MIRKENTEASAYILKQKDRRLDEVAELKRQIDSQTESYGSVLSEKDSELQRCQGAANLLRAHGESLGAERQLLAQITEVTAQTMNRLAGIHEQSRISIQRSDRVIGELCERTNGNILQVQQLIRRREKLDEEDRNFRRFLDAQVEAWQTRLEPIDKTLEEYGRTVRSLEDELKITGKEEDDLRQVTSEDFLTRDLLGCPSHIIS; from the exons ATGATAAGAAAGGAAAACACTGAAGCCTCAGCTTATATTTTGAAACAGAAAGACCGACGGCTGGATGAAGTCGCCGAGCTCAAGAGACAGATCGACTCCCAGACGGAATCGTACGGATCTGTCCTCTCCGAAAAGGATTCGGAGCTTCAGCGATGTCAGGGCGCCGCTAAC ctCCTAAGGGCCCACGGTGAGAGTCTGGGGGCCGAGCGGCAGCTGCTGGCCCAAATCACGGAAGTAACGGCCCAGACGATGAATCGCTTGGCAGGAATCCACGAGCAATCGAGGATTTCTATACAGCGCTCGGATCGCGTTATCGGGGAACTGTGCGAGCGAACAAACGGCAATATTCTTCAG GTGCAGCAACTAATAAGACGCCGTGAAAAGCTGGACGAAGAAGACCGGAACTTCCGAAGGTTCCTTGATGCCCAAGTAGAGGCATGGCAGACAAGACTGGAACCTATAGATAAGACGCTGGAAGAATATGGCAGAACGGTGAGAAGTTTGGAAGATGAGCTTAAAATCACTGGAAAGGAAGAAGACGATCTCCGGCAGGTAACTTCAGAAGACTTTCTCACTAGAGACCTCCTTGGTTGCCCCTCTCATATAATAAGCTAG